In Melopsittacus undulatus isolate bMelUnd1 chromosome 6, bMelUnd1.mat.Z, whole genome shotgun sequence, the following proteins share a genomic window:
- the CTH gene encoding cystathionine gamma-lyase, with amino-acid sequence MEHSGTRSFLPPFKHFATQAIHVGQEPEQWNSAALVPPISLSTTFKQQAPGQHSGYDYSRSGNPSRNCLEKAVAALDGAKYCLAYASGLAATLNITHLLKAGDTIICMDDVYGGTNRYFRKVAMKMGLNVVFVDCSNIKCLEAAITPETKLVWIETPTNPTLKIIDIQACADAVHKHKDVLLVVDNTFMSAYFQRPLSLGADICMYSATKYMNGHSDVVMGLVSVNCDDLYERLKFLQNSIGAVPSPFDCYLCNRGLKTLHVRMKQHFHNALAVARFLESDPRVEKVIFPGLPSHPQHELIKRQSTGCSGMMAFYIKGSLKHATTFLKNLKVFALAESLGGYESLAEHPAIMTHSSVPQKDREALGISDTLVRLSVGLEDEEDLLKDLDQALEAAFAECKA; translated from the exons ATGGAGCACAGCGGGACACGGAGCTTCCTGCCGCCCTTCAAGCACTTCGCCACGCAGGCGATTCACGTCGGGCAGGAGCCCGAGCAGTGGAACTCGGCCGCCTTGGTGCCGCCCATCTCCCTCTCCACCACCTTCAAGCAGCAGGCCCCGGGGCAGCACTCG GGTTATGACTACAGCCGGAGTGGAAACCCCAGCCGGAATTGCCTGGAGAAGGCGGTGGCAGCACTAGATGGAGCTAAATATT GTTTAGCTTATGCTTCTGGCTTAGCTGCTACTTTGAATATTACTCACCTGTTAAAGGCAGGGGACACGATTATCTGCATGGATGATGTCTATGGAG gCACAAACAGATACTTCAGGAAAGTAGCCATGAAAATGGGTTTGAATGTAGTTTTTGTTGACTGTTCAAATATTAAATGCCTGGAAGCTGCAATTACACCAGAGACCAAG CTTGTTTGGATTGAAACACCCACAAACCCCACACTGAAGATCATTGACATTCAAGCATGTGCAGATGCAGTGCACAAGCATAAAGATGTTCTTCTGGTGGTAGACAACACTTTTATGTCTGCATATTTCCAG CGTCCTTTATCTCTGGGGGCCGATATTTGTATGTATTCTGCCACCAAATACATGAATG GGCATAGTGATGTTGTAATGGGACTTGTTTCAGTAAACTGTGATGATCTCTACGAAAGGCTTAAATTCTTACAAAACT cTATTGGAGCTGTTCCATCCCCATTTGACTGTTACCTGTGCAACCGTGGGCTGAAGACACTGCACGTCCGGATGAAGCAACATTTCCACAACGCATTGGCTGTTGCTCGGTTCCTTGAGTCAGATCCCCGGGTGGAGAAAGTCATTTTCCCAG GTTTGCCTTCACACCCTCAGCATGAGCTGATCAAACGGCAGAGTACTGGCTGTTCTGGCATGATGGCCTTTTACATTAAAGGGAGCCTCAAACATGCTACTACCTTCCTCAAGAATTTAAAG GTTTTTGCGCTGGCTGAGAGTCTGGGTGGCTATGAAAGCCTTGCAGAGCATCC ggcCATCATGACTCACTCTTCAGTGCCTCAAAAAGATAGAGAAGCTCTTGGAATCAGCGATACACTAGTTCGCCTGTCGGTTGGTTTGGAAGATGAAGAAGACTTACTGAAAGATCTAGATCAGGCCCTGGAAGCTGCA TTTGCAGAGTGTAAAGCTTGA